TGCGTCTTTGTTTGCTTTCAACATATATTATATTTTCACTACCATTAAAAAGCGGTTGGGTGTATTTATAAGTTTCTTGCTCACCTTCAAAATAGTATGATGCTTCTTTTCCAACTACATCATTTCCAAAAAATTCTATACCCGCCGGATTAGCCCATGTGTAAATTTTATTGTTATCAACTTCCATAATAATATCCGGAACAGAAGCTAAAATTGCTTCCTGCCGTAAAGATAAAATGCGAAGCGCCTCATCTGTACGTTTGCGTTCAGTGATATCATTATAAGTAATAACTACACCATACCCTTCCAGAGGCACAGGCGTAGCAGTAACGCTTATCCATGTGATCATGTTATCGGGTTTGACTATACCCATTTCGACATTTTCCACTTTGCACTGTTGTTTCAGTGCCCGCACACTGGCATATTCATCAGGCGGCATAGGTGTTCCATCTAAGCGCACGATGCGCCACTCATGGCTGTCAATATCGCGTTGGTTTTGCTCGGTTTGTGGTATGCCGAGCAACTTTTCGGCTGTTGGATTGGTTTCTAAAATATTTCCTAACTCGTCCGATACTGTAATGCCCAACGGTAAACAGTCGAACAACGTTTTATATTTAGCTAATGCAACGCGCAGTTCTTCTTCCGCTTGCCGTTGAGTTTCTTTTTCCTTAGCTTCAACAAGCGCCCGTTTAATAGCATAGGGAAGTCTTATCGGTCTATCCTTTAAAACGTAATCAACAGCTCCCAGTTTTAAAAGTTCTACTGCGGTTTCCTCGCCTATTGTTCCGGAGACGAAGATTAAAGGAACATTCGGGCAAATTTCTTTAGCCCATCTTAGTGCGCCGAACCCATCAAATCCGGGTAGTTTGAAATCAGCGAGAATGACATCATAAGTATTGCTGCGGAGCAAAGAGACAAATTCCTTTTCTAACGCAGTACAATCCATATCCAGGTCAAATCCCGCGTCTATCAATAACTCGCGGATGATCTCAACATCTTGAGGCGAATCCTCAAGTAAAAGTGCTCTTAACATAATAACCCCTATTAGCTTTTGGTTTATGTGGATAACATACTCACCGGTGGTGCTTCATTAATGACAGCCCAGAAGATACCAATCTCTTTCACTGCTTGAATAAAATCTTTGAAATCTACAGGCTTTACTACATAAGCATTAACTCCAAGTTCATAACTTTTTATCAAATCCTGTTCTTCACGGGAGGATGTAAGTATCACAACAGGTAACATCTTTAGAGCCGGATCGCTTCGTACAGTTCGAAGAACTTCAATTCCATCCATGCGGGGCATTTTAATATCCAGAAGCAATACTGCGGGAAGCCCCGGTTTACGTAATTTATACTTGCCTTCACGTCGCAGAAATTCCATTGCTTCCACTCCATCTTTAACGACAGTAACGTGGTTGGCAAGGTTATGTTCAGACAGCGCCTCAAGAGTCAACTCCACATCCTTGGGATTGTCTTCTGCTAAAAGTATCGTCCTTAGTTCTACCATAATATGTTCTCCTTAATTATGTTGTATAGAAAAATAAAATGTCGCTCCTCCTGCCTTGCCGGCAGTTAGGTTATCAAGTTCAGCTACTGCCCACGTGCGTCCGCCGTGGCGCATTATTATCCGCTGCACATTTGCCAGACCGATGCCGGTTCCTTCAAATTCTTCTGTTGGGTGCAAGCGTTGGAAAACACCAAAGAGCTTTTGTGCATATTGCATATCAAACCCTACACCGTTATCCCGGACAAAAAATATTACTTCTTTCTTTTCAACCTTGGCTCCGATTTCAATTAGAGCTTTCTCCCTTGTTCGCGTGAATTTGACCGCGTTACTTAGGAGATTCATCCACACGAGCCGCATCATTGCACTATCGCAAAAGACTGATGGTAATTTGGCAACTTTCCATTTTATAGAGCGATCAGGGTTATCTTTGCCAAGCGATTCTATCACTTCTTTAACTATTTCATTCATATCAGAATCTGCTCGACGCATCTCTGCCCTTCCTGTTCTGGAGAATTGCAGCAGATTATCTATGAGCAATCCCATCTGATGCACGGAATCTGCAATAGAGTCTAAATAATGCTGACCCTTTTCTGATAATGCGGGATGGAACCGGCTAGTGAGCAACTGCACGTATCCGCTAATATGCCGTAACGGGGCGCGAAGATCGTGAGACACTGAATAAGTAAATGCTTCGAGTTCCTTATTAGAGGCTTCTGTTTTTTCGGACTGGTCTCGTAAGCTATCTTCAAGTTTCTTTTGCTCGGTGATATCAACTGTAAAACCGATTATGCCGATAATTACACCATGTGGATCATAAAAAGGTATCTTATCTGTCTGTACCCATATTGTTCCTTTGGGAGATGACATTGATTCAATGATATTCCTTTTAGGTCTGCCGGAAGAGATTACATCCAGATCGTCTTTCAAAAAGGTCTCTGCCTGTTCTCTGGGATAAAGATTGAACAAAGATTTATTTTCCAGCTGTTCCTTCGTCATTCCCATTACCTCAGAAAAGACTTTATTAACTTTTAAAAAGTTGTTTTCTTTATCTTTATAAAAAACCCATGCTGGAATAGAATCAAGTATGATCTGTTGTTCTTCTCTTTGGTTTTGCAACTGCACTTGGGCTTCTTGCAATCCCTCGTTGGTGGTGTTCAGTTCCTCGTTTGAAGCATTGAGCGCCTTGTTGACAACCTGGAGCTCCTGGGTGCGTTCGAGTACCCGCTGTTCCAATTGAGCGTTGAGTTTCAGTAATTCCTCTTCCGCCTGTTTTCGCTCGGTTATATCTGTAACGGTACCAACCCATCGTATGGGTTGTCCGTCGGGCGTCCTTGCAACTGCACCCCGAGCCGACCACCATCTAAAAGTTCCGTCTTTCTTTATAGCTCGGTATTCCTCAGCATAAGGTGCACGTTCCTCCAGATGAGCCTGCACAGCAGTCATCACGCGAATCCAATCATCGGGATGCACCGACGCACCTAAACCGTCCAGAGTTCTTGGAAACTCGCCCGGGTTATAACCAAGCATTTCATCAATCTTCCCAAACCATTTTACGTTTTGC
The DNA window shown above is from Ignavibacteriales bacterium and carries:
- a CDS encoding response regulator yields the protein MVELRTILLAEDNPKDVELTLEALSEHNLANHVTVVKDGVEAMEFLRREGKYKLRKPGLPAVLLLDIKMPRMDGIEVLRTVRSDPALKMLPVVILTSSREEQDLIKSYELGVNAYVVKPVDFKDFIQAVKEIGIFWAVINEAPPVSMLST
- a CDS encoding PAS domain S-box protein; translated protein: MFNTTLPEIFSVGSWKGDSAFKDITGKKIPAVLSCTLLKNKNGEPEFMAVNARDITERKRAAEVLQESEERFRIAAETSNDVVYEWDLKQNVKWFGKIDEMLGYNPGEFPRTLDGLGASVHPDDWIRVMTAVQAHLEERAPYAEEYRAIKKDGTFRWWSARGAVARTPDGQPIRWVGTVTDITERKQAEEELLKLNAQLEQRVLERTQELQVVNKALNASNEELNTTNEGLQEAQVQLQNQREEQQIILDSIPAWVFYKDKENNFLKVNKVFSEVMGMTKEQLENKSLFNLYPREQAETFLKDDLDVISSGRPKRNIIESMSSPKGTIWVQTDKIPFYDPHGVIIGIIGFTVDITEQKKLEDSLRDQSEKTEASNKELEAFTYSVSHDLRAPLRHISGYVQLLTSRFHPALSEKGQHYLDSIADSVHQMGLLIDNLLQFSRTGRAEMRRADSDMNEIVKEVIESLGKDNPDRSIKWKVAKLPSVFCDSAMMRLVWMNLLSNAVKFTRTREKALIEIGAKVEKKEVIFFVRDNGVGFDMQYAQKLFGVFQRLHPTEEFEGTGIGLANVQRIIMRHGGRTWAVAELDNLTAGKAGGATFYFSIQHN